ACCCCCGAGGCGACGCAATGTAACGCTATCTGCACGGATTGTTCAACCCGAGCGTTCCCGGCCCTCGCCGTACGTGTCGCCGTGGCCATTCGGTCAACTCGTCATGATGTGGGGCCGAGGGAGGACTCAGCCTCAACCCCTGTCGGCGTGGAACCTGCCTCGACCAGTGTCGGGTTCCCTTTTAGGGACAGTGTTTGCTCGACGTCTGGGGTGTTCACGCCTGTGGCAGGAGCTTCAGGTCAGCGCTCATGCGAGTTGCGACTTTTCTGTGGAGTGGCTGCCGACCGTGGGGGACGAAAGTCCAGCGGCCATCACGGAGGTTGGCTATGGTCTGGTTCAGTGCGCGTCGTGCGTAGACGACGCTTTCGTCGCTCCAAAGCACGACAGCGCCCTGTGCTGTGGTGTGGCTGTTGCCCACGGCTTCGCCGAGCAGCGGCAGGCAGTCACTGGCGTCGTCGAGGACACCGACGGCCCCCCACTTGTCGCGGCGTCCTTCCGTAAGCCGCTCGTGGTTGAGGCTGACGCATCGCACCGCTTAGGCAAGGGACGCGATGAGCCGGCCGGCGCTCTCCAAGCTGACCACCGCAGGGGAAGCGGCAGCTACCTCGCGCTTCTGCGCGTCATCCGCCTGCTAGAAGTGGGCCACGAGGTCGGCCGGGTCGACGGCCGGAAGATGAGACCGCACGAACGTCTCTTTGCGAATCCGAGAACGGCGGCGCTGGTGGTGGCGAGGTCAGCGAGGGGGTCCTGAGCGGTGGCCACAGAGATGTCGAGACCATGACGGCGGCCTTCCTCGCGCTGCCGCTCGACCGTTTGCTGGAACCTCATCATCCGGCGCACGTATCCTCCGGCGGTGGCGGTCGATCCACACGATATCCGTGGTCGTGGCTTCTTCTGGCGAACCGGAAGGCTGGTACACGGGGCAGCTCCCAGTTCGCCGCAAGGGCCGGCTCGCGGCGGCTAACCACCGGGCCCCCTGGAACGATGAGGAGCAGTCGTCAACCCGTCACTTTGGTGGCTCACCTTGCCTCGATGCAGGCGATGGGGCTGCAGAGGCGCTGTCGCAGCGGATCGGTGGGCATGTCGAGCCGCGTCAGCGGGCAGTGGCCGAGTCGCTCAGACCGTTTGGGGGGGTCACTGTGGGCCACCCAGTCGGGCTGGCCCGCACGGGAAACCGTTCGGTCGAGGCCCTTACAGATCTTGAATGGTCAGGTTGTGTCGGGTTCGAGGGTCAGGCCGGTGTGGGCGAGGAACCCGTCGAGCAGGTCGGGGCGGTACTGGATGCTCTTGAGCCGGTTGCGGATGATCGCGAGGAGGTGGTCGACGCCGGTGACGGCGAGGTCGCCGATGCTGCGTTTCAGGTGAGACCAGACGCCCTCGATCGGGTTCAGGTCGGGGGCGTAGGCGGGTAGCCGGATGACGTGAAGCCAGTCCCGGGCGTCGATCATCTGCCGCATAGCGGCGGAGACGTGGGTGTTCAGGTTGTCCCAGACGCACACGATCGGGCCGCCGAGTTGTTGGTGGGCGGCGTCGAGCAGGGCGATGTAGTCACGTTCGCTGAAGCTGCGTCGTTCGTTCTTGCGGCCGCGGTGCACGATCGTGCGGTAGATCAGCCGGGACCGCTCGCCGGGCCGGTAACAGGTCAACCCGGCGATCGAGACCCGACCGGACCCCTTGCCGGACACCGGGACGACCGAGGTGCGGCCACGTCGGCCCAGGTGCGGACCTTGGGTGGGCGCAGCGTCTGACCGGCCTCGTCCGCGAAGACCAGCCACGCCTGCCGCTGCGCCGCTACCGTTTTCCCGC
This genomic interval from Micromonospora sp. CCTCC AA 2012012 contains the following:
- a CDS encoding transposase; the protein is MRSSVTRPRSPRGVRRRGLRENGSGAAAGVAGLRGRGRSDAAPTQGPHLGRRGRTSVVPVSGKGSGRVSIAGLTCYRPGERSRLIYRTIVHRGRKNERRSFSERDYIALLDAAHQQLGGPIVCVWDNLNTHVSAAMRQMIDARDWLHVIRLPAYAPDLNPIEGVWSHLKRSIGDLAVTGVDHLLAIIRNRLKSIQYRPDLLDGFLAHTGLTLEPDTT